A window of the Sporosarcina sp. FSL K6-2383 genome harbors these coding sequences:
- a CDS encoding acylneuraminate cytidylyltransferase family protein, giving the protein MIENKKVLAIIPARGGSKGVPRKNIRNLAGKPLISWTIEEAKKSKYIDRLILSSEDDEIIKIAKEHGCEVPFVRPNELAQDDTPGIEPLLHALKEVEGCDYVISLQPTSPLRTADEIDGCIEKMLATNSPACVSVTEPTHSPYWMYKVNDKEKMIPLIEQDRFAIRRQDLQAVYALNGAVYVAEVDWLKQSKSFLTEETAAFIMPNNRSYDIDTEEDFLWCEYLLKKSSER; this is encoded by the coding sequence ATGATTGAGAATAAAAAGGTTCTTGCAATCATTCCGGCTCGTGGTGGCTCTAAAGGAGTACCGAGGAAAAATATAAGGAATCTTGCAGGTAAACCGTTAATTAGTTGGACGATTGAAGAAGCGAAGAAATCGAAGTATATTGATCGGTTAATATTGTCTTCTGAAGACGATGAGATTATTAAAATTGCAAAAGAGCATGGTTGTGAAGTCCCATTTGTTCGTCCTAATGAATTAGCGCAAGATGATACCCCTGGAATAGAGCCTCTTCTCCATGCATTAAAGGAGGTTGAAGGATGTGACTATGTTATTTCACTACAACCGACATCACCTTTGCGCACTGCAGATGAGATAGATGGTTGTATTGAAAAAATGCTAGCAACGAATTCACCAGCTTGTGTCAGTGTTACGGAGCCTACACACTCTCCTTATTGGATGTATAAAGTAAATGATAAGGAAAAAATGATACCACTTATCGAACAGGATAGGTTTGCGATAAGGCGTCAAGACTTGCAGGCAGTTTATGCTTTGAACGGTGCGGTGTATGTAGCGGAAGTGGATTGGTTAAAGCAAAGTAAATCTTTTTTAACAGAGGAAACCGCAGCTTTTATTATGCCTAATAATCGATCATATGATATTGATACTGAAGAGGATTTTTTGTGGTGTGAGTACTTATTAAAGAAGTCCAGTGAACGCTAA
- a CDS encoding formyltransferase family protein has product MKIIFIGCVESSLKFLEATYHNTNAEIIGIVTKTQSTFNSDHISLADFAKENNIDWIDYKTNDEMEGWISQKEPDLIYCFGWSHILPISILGIPKYGAIGYHPALLPANRGRHPIIWALVLGLETTGSTFFCLTEEADAGDILNQQIVTIKKNDDARTLYNRLLTVGENQVVELTNAYLGNTIQSINQDDKTANTWRKRTKKDGLIDWRMTTDSILRLVRALTKPYVGAHAVYQENDYIIWKAETVNSDLTKIKNIEPGKVIETSGQTFTVKTGDTLIKITEHEWSTIPQVGEYL; this is encoded by the coding sequence ATGAAAATAATTTTTATAGGATGTGTCGAATCTAGTCTTAAATTTCTTGAAGCTACTTATCATAATACCAATGCTGAAATTATAGGTATTGTAACAAAGACACAATCAACATTTAATTCAGATCACATATCACTAGCTGATTTTGCAAAAGAAAATAATATTGATTGGATTGACTATAAGACGAATGACGAAATGGAAGGGTGGATAAGTCAGAAAGAACCTGATTTGATTTATTGTTTTGGTTGGTCACATATCTTACCTATATCTATTCTTGGGATTCCAAAGTATGGAGCAATAGGATATCACCCTGCTTTATTGCCGGCTAATCGTGGTAGACATCCGATTATTTGGGCTCTTGTTCTTGGTTTAGAGACGACAGGATCTACTTTTTTTTGTTTAACTGAAGAAGCAGATGCTGGCGATATTTTGAATCAACAAATCGTTACTATCAAAAAAAATGATGATGCTAGAACTCTCTATAATCGCCTTCTAACAGTTGGAGAAAATCAAGTTGTAGAACTGACAAATGCATATCTGGGTAATACTATTCAATCTATAAATCAAGATGATAAAACAGCAAACACTTGGAGAAAGCGAACAAAAAAAGATGGTCTTATTGATTGGCGTATGACAACCGATTCGATATTGCGCCTTGTGAGGGCTTTAACAAAACCATATGTGGGTGCACATGCAGTTTATCAGGAGAATGATTATATTATTTGGAAAGCTGAAACAGTAAATTCGGATTTAACAAAAATTAAAAATATTGAACCCGGTAAAGTGATTGAAACGAGTGGACAAACATTTACTGTGAAAACTGGAGATACTCTTATTAAAATTACAGAACATGAATGGTCGACTATACCACAAGTAGGAGAATATTTATGA
- a CDS encoding Gfo/Idh/MocA family oxidoreductase — protein MKKIAIIGAGQLGSRHLQALALHESELNIYIVDPLEESLNRSRDRFLEVDYYHNKQLSFIHSVKDLPAVLDFVVIATNSLQRLAVLKELLDNSKVHYLLLEKFLFPKIEEYEEAMKLIEEKKVKAYVNCARRMWQSYQELKNKFINEPNIKLSVMGSNWNLASNAIHFLDLFFFVTNDKTIAIDSSKLDNELIKNKRLGYIELTGTLTGHTIGGNEFTLTSSTLLENVTVEITIESDNQHCVIKEGFQEIHCNGEIEKFEMFHQSELTHKVFEQLIETETCDLVTFERSVQDHLLLLNAFNGFLNGWKGVIT, from the coding sequence ATGAAAAAAATTGCTATTATAGGTGCTGGTCAGTTAGGGAGCAGGCATCTTCAAGCTTTAGCACTCCATGAATCAGAACTGAACATCTATATCGTCGATCCGTTAGAAGAATCTTTAAATCGAAGTAGGGATAGATTTTTAGAAGTAGATTATTATCACAATAAGCAATTATCTTTCATTCATTCAGTAAAAGACCTACCGGCGGTTCTTGACTTTGTCGTTATTGCGACAAACTCGTTGCAAAGGTTGGCGGTATTGAAGGAGCTTCTTGATAATTCGAAAGTTCATTATTTATTATTGGAGAAATTTTTATTTCCAAAGATAGAAGAGTATGAAGAAGCCATGAAGTTGATAGAAGAGAAAAAAGTGAAAGCTTATGTGAATTGTGCAAGAAGAATGTGGCAAAGCTATCAAGAACTTAAAAATAAGTTTATTAATGAGCCAAATATCAAATTGAGTGTAATGGGATCAAACTGGAACTTAGCAAGTAATGCGATTCACTTTCTTGACCTGTTTTTCTTTGTAACGAATGATAAGACGATAGCTATAGACTCATCAAAATTGGATAACGAACTCATTAAAAATAAGAGATTAGGTTACATTGAGCTTACGGGGACATTAACGGGCCATACAATCGGTGGTAATGAATTTACTCTGACCTCATCAACACTATTAGAAAATGTGACAGTAGAGATTACGATAGAGTCCGATAATCAGCATTGTGTAATCAAAGAAGGTTTTCAAGAAATACATTGTAATGGTGAGATTGAAAAGTTTGAAATGTTTCATCAAAGTGAGCTAACACATAAAGTGTTCGAACAGTTGATTGAAACAGAAACGTGTGACCTAGTAACCTTTGAAAGGTCAGTGCAAGATCACTTGTTACTGTTGAATGCTTTCAATGGTTTCTTGAATGGATGGAAAGGGGTTATTACCTAA
- a CDS encoding acetyltransferase codes for MNKPVIIIGNGGHASVLVEILIAQQREIIGYTAPREGTDLFSLPYLRTDDVITNYNPEEIDLVLGLGTINISSQRKLIFEEYKARGFTFANVIHSMAIVSPSARIGQGVQIMAGAIIQTNVVLQDNVIINTGSIIDHGSTIGSHAHLAPGTTLSGGVSIGGSCHIGTGASIIQGIAVGNETLIGAGSVVVTDIESNKKAFGVPAKEV; via the coding sequence ATGAATAAGCCAGTGATTATTATTGGGAATGGTGGACACGCCTCGGTTTTAGTAGAAATACTAATAGCTCAGCAGAGGGAAATTATTGGTTACACAGCACCACGAGAAGGAACTGATTTATTTAGTTTGCCATACTTGAGGACGGATGATGTGATAACCAACTACAATCCAGAAGAAATTGACCTTGTATTGGGATTAGGGACAATAAATATATCTTCTCAACGCAAATTGATTTTTGAAGAGTATAAAGCGCGTGGATTTACGTTCGCTAATGTCATCCATTCAATGGCGATTGTATCTCCATCTGCACGAATTGGACAAGGCGTTCAAATTATGGCTGGTGCAATTATTCAAACAAATGTAGTGTTACAGGACAATGTAATTATAAATACAGGTTCGATTATTGATCATGGCAGTACGATTGGTAGCCATGCACATCTTGCTCCTGGAACGACACTTTCCGGCGGTGTTTCAATTGGGGGTAGTTGTCATATTGGAACAGGGGCATCTATTATCCAGGGGATTGCAGTAGGAAATGAAACGTTAATTGGCGCTGGTTCTGTGGTTGTCACGGACATTGAAAGTAATAAGAAAGCTTTTGGAGTTCCGGCAAAGGAGGTTTGA
- the neuB gene encoding N-acetylneuraminate synthase, whose translation MRAYIIAEAGVNHNGSLQMAKELVDVAKQAGADAVKFQTFKAENLVTRSALQAEYQVQNLGESTSQFDMLKKLELSFEEFNELKNYCASIHIEFLSTPFDFESVDFLLDEIGMSTIKIPSGELTNSPFIHYIATKRKPIILSTGMATMDDIHEALSFIAYGLAYPKNEVEIDAVIAFYQTEEARLLLREYITVLHCTTEYPAPFETINLRAMNEMEKELQLPIGFSDHSEGIAVSLASVTLGAAVIEKHFTLDRNLPGPDHRASLEPRELEEMVNGIRAIEHSLGNGHKVPTRIELENRQAARKSIVAKIPIIAGEKMTEAHLAIKRPGNGMPPTAYWSLIDKVAKKTYEMDELLDE comes from the coding sequence ATGAGGGCTTATATCATCGCTGAAGCAGGTGTGAATCATAATGGCTCTTTACAAATGGCAAAGGAGCTTGTGGATGTTGCAAAACAGGCCGGCGCAGATGCGGTGAAATTCCAGACGTTTAAGGCAGAGAATCTAGTCACGCGCTCTGCACTGCAAGCCGAATATCAGGTTCAGAATCTTGGTGAATCGACTTCTCAATTCGATATGCTAAAAAAATTAGAGCTGTCCTTTGAAGAATTCAATGAGTTGAAAAATTATTGTGCTTCAATACATATTGAATTTTTATCGACACCATTTGATTTTGAAAGTGTCGATTTTTTACTAGATGAAATTGGAATGTCCACAATAAAAATACCTTCGGGTGAATTAACAAATAGCCCATTTATTCATTATATCGCGACAAAGCGTAAGCCCATTATTTTGTCTACGGGAATGGCGACAATGGACGACATTCATGAAGCACTGTCATTCATTGCATATGGACTAGCCTATCCAAAGAACGAAGTTGAGATTGATGCGGTTATAGCATTTTATCAGACAGAAGAAGCGAGGTTGCTTTTAAGGGAATATATAACAGTTTTGCATTGCACGACGGAATATCCTGCCCCATTTGAAACGATTAATTTAAGGGCAATGAATGAAATGGAAAAAGAACTTCAATTACCGATTGGTTTTTCTGATCATTCGGAAGGAATTGCTGTTTCGTTGGCCTCCGTGACACTTGGTGCAGCTGTCATTGAGAAGCATTTCACGCTAGACCGTAATTTGCCGGGTCCAGATCACCGTGCTTCATTAGAGCCCAGAGAACTAGAAGAAATGGTTAATGGTATTCGGGCTATTGAGCATTCACTTGGTAATGGCCATAAAGTTCCGACTCGAATTGAATTAGAAAATCGACAAGCCGCAAGAAAGAGCATTGTCGCGAAAATCCCAATTATAGCGGGAGAAAAAATGACAGAAGCCCATTTGGCAATCAAACGCCCGGGGAATGGGATGCCACCAACAGCCTATTGGTCACTCATTGATAAAGTAGCTAAGAAAACGTATGAAATGGATGAGTTGCTAGATGAATAA
- a CDS encoding PIG-L family deacetylase: protein MKKSIVIVTPHPDDETLGCGGTILRHRSAGDDVYWLIVTKMNEKSYSKERVQKRKSEIEEVANKYGFTKIFQLPYEAAKLDEVPASELVSEIGNVFADIEPNIVYAPYRNDIHSDHKVVFDATMSCTKWFRYPSIEKVLVYETLSETDFIMNTDANGFRPTTFINISSFLDEKLEIMKIYESEIAPHPFPRSEEAIRALATLRGAAAGARAAEAFMLVKERVL from the coding sequence ATGAAAAAAAGTATCGTAATCGTTACCCCCCATCCTGACGATGAAACATTGGGATGCGGCGGAACAATCTTGAGACATCGATCAGCTGGTGATGATGTGTACTGGCTTATTGTTACAAAAATGAATGAAAAGAGTTATTCTAAGGAACGTGTGCAAAAAAGAAAGAGTGAGATTGAGGAAGTGGCTAATAAATACGGATTCACAAAAATATTTCAGCTACCTTATGAAGCAGCAAAACTAGACGAAGTCCCGGCAAGTGAGCTGGTATCTGAAATCGGAAATGTATTTGCGGATATCGAACCGAATATCGTTTATGCTCCTTACAGGAATGATATACATAGTGACCATAAAGTAGTTTTTGATGCCACGATGTCATGTACGAAATGGTTTCGCTACCCAAGCATTGAAAAAGTACTAGTATATGAAACCTTGTCAGAAACCGATTTTATAATGAATACAGATGCCAATGGTTTTCGACCAACTACTTTTATTAATATAAGCAGCTTTTTAGATGAAAAATTAGAGATTATGAAAATATACGAGTCTGAGATTGCACCACACCCATTTCCACGTAGTGAAGAAGCCATAAGGGCTTTGGCAACCTTACGGGGAGCAGCAGCAGGGGCAAGGGCCGCTGAAGCATTTATGCTTGTAAAGGAGCGTGTTTTATAA
- a CDS encoding nucleotidyltransferase family protein, whose amino-acid sequence MKSWKEVLVSPETTILQAMKLIDKTTMQFAAVVDDEMHLQGTVTDGDIRRGILKGLPLESPISDVMNSAPYSEQEGKKYIHYKKRMRERKLKQLPIVSSDNILQRILFSDELELAIKKENKVVLMVGGIGTRLRPLTETIPKPMLNVGNKPILETIIESFKSYGYTNFILSVNYKKDMIMDYFQDGAHLGVNIDYIEETKRLGTAGALSLLSEKPTEPFFVMNGDLLTKINFEQLLDFHNETDSAATMCVREYEYQIPYGVIETENHQLLSIVEKPVHKSFVNAGIYVLNPDALDQIPKGEFYDMPELYKKLMIEKEKVSAFPLREYWLDIGRLDDYEKANGDYKETFND is encoded by the coding sequence ATGAAAAGTTGGAAAGAGGTTCTAGTCAGTCCAGAAACGACAATTTTACAAGCTATGAAGCTGATTGACAAAACGACTATGCAGTTCGCCGCTGTTGTAGATGATGAGATGCACTTACAAGGAACTGTAACCGATGGAGATATTCGACGTGGAATTTTAAAGGGTCTTCCACTTGAAAGCCCAATCAGTGATGTGATGAATAGTGCTCCATATAGTGAACAAGAGGGAAAGAAATATATTCACTACAAAAAAAGAATGCGAGAGCGAAAATTAAAGCAACTACCAATCGTATCAAGTGACAACATATTGCAAAGGATATTATTTTCGGATGAACTTGAGTTAGCGATTAAGAAAGAGAATAAAGTCGTATTAATGGTAGGTGGGATTGGAACAAGATTGCGTCCACTAACAGAAACGATACCTAAACCGATGCTAAATGTTGGCAACAAGCCCATTCTAGAAACAATCATTGAAAGTTTCAAAAGCTATGGATATACTAATTTTATTTTATCTGTCAATTATAAAAAAGATATGATTATGGATTATTTTCAGGATGGTGCCCATCTTGGGGTAAACATTGATTATATAGAAGAAACGAAAAGACTTGGTACTGCCGGAGCATTATCATTATTGTCTGAAAAGCCAACTGAGCCTTTCTTTGTGATGAACGGAGATTTATTAACAAAAATTAATTTTGAACAATTGCTTGATTTTCATAATGAAACGGATTCCGCTGCAACGATGTGTGTGCGCGAGTATGAATATCAAATCCCATACGGTGTCATTGAAACGGAAAACCATCAGTTGCTATCGATTGTAGAAAAGCCAGTACATAAAAGCTTTGTGAATGCGGGTATATATGTGTTAAATCCTGATGCATTGGATCAGATACCGAAAGGTGAATTTTATGATATGCCGGAGTTATATAAAAAATTGATGATTGAAAAAGAAAAGGTTTCTGCATTTCCATTGAGGGAATATTGGCTAGACATCGGTCGATTAGATGACTATGAGAAGGCAAATGGTGATTATAAGGAGACTTTCAATGATTGA